One genomic region from Augochlora pura isolate Apur16 chromosome 7, APUR_v2.2.1, whole genome shotgun sequence encodes:
- the LOC144473759 gene encoding uncharacterized protein LOC144473759 isoform X2 has translation MTLYVFSKMFTRLLLFLVCLAAASYGVPVTEESDETTTVKPINSNLTDPKVQGYPIDDIFSGTRASPIPVLFVDVPHHTETELGSSILLACRTANPVAECQWSWQPLPPIHLPLPDNSESLPSSTTIAASVIQTTTTPTTNPLTVRQFPAFGNNSNDCSVRFSSTKHEQTGYWTCAARTSTNDPFTSTEPAKLSIVNENQGLQMVFAKYDNIVEVPAESSAQIMCQMRSPVRECQWSWRQLNQSQPWNLEVKRFPAFGNDSTDCSIKFKNILPGQEGYWTCGARIDLNSSFAQSNPIRLLISEVEFVQLSRGIQVAPGESVLLRCLVNKPVVQCAWSWKATNSSQEPLLVKEFSPNKEADHDCSVRFKNILYEEEGLWTCGVRLSPDGIVHRAPPATVSLLPTAKVSFVEMPSDTSAPIGTEASLKCITSSRVEKCTWTWKPLHGEDPEVVAQEFPSNGDLGRDCSLTIPRVYAEKQGQWACQVSISSLNTVLTSPYAKLTVFEQDEVKFSELSQDIQISSGGSVLLRCVTSSVVEQCRWSLTPVNSNTTVVVKQFPAFGTEARDCSVRLSHALAEQEGLWTCGARLRGRQNYTDAPPAKLSLLEPDERLGWIVGTLTAVILFLMITVVVLVVCKARLFVRKSTRILETIPPSERKRIARINEKRYSANPTKTPAIRVNDNNLATQNVSSIDNIIPNRSPHLYEKVTKYRNPSKVYENIQM, from the exons GTGTACCCGTGACAGAGGAGTCTGATGAGACCACCACAGTTAAGCCTATCAATAGTAATTTGACTGATCCTAAGGTTCAAGGTTACCCGATAGATGACATTTTCTCCGGAACGAGGGCGTCTCCGATTCCAGTATTATTCGTCGATGTTCCACACCATACAGAAACAGAGCTCGGTTCGTCGATACTTCTGGCATGCAGAACCGCTAATCCTGTGGCCGAGTGCCAATGGTCCTGGCAACCATTACCACCGATTCATCTGCCGCTACCGGATAACAGCGAAAGTCTACCGAGCTCGACGA CCATCGCAGCCTCGGTGATTCAAACGACAACTACGCCGACTACCAATCCGTTGACGGTACGACAATTTCCTGCCTTCGGGAACAATAGCAACGACTGTTCCGTAAGATTCTCGAGTACGAAGCACGAGCAGACCGGATACTGGACCTGCGCCGCAAGAACTTCCACGAATGATCCTTTCACCAGTACAGAGCCTGCCAAGCTAAGCATCGTCAATGAGAATCAGG GTCTTCAGATGGTATTTGCAAAATACGATAACATTGTCGAAGTACCAGCAGAATCCTCGGCACAAATAATGTGCCAGATGAGGTCACCCGTCCGTGAGTGTCAATGGTCCTGGCGGCAGTTAAACCAATCACAACCATGGAATCTCGAGGTGAAACGGTTCCCAGCTTTTGGTAACGACAGCACAGACTGCAGCATCAAGTTCAAGAACATATTACCGGGACAAGAAGGGTACTGGACATGCGGCGCCAGGATCGATTTGAATTCCTCGTTCGCGCAGTCAAATCCCATTCGTCTTCTCATATCGGAAG TCGAGTTCGTGCAACTGTCCAGAGGAATTCAAGTAGCACCCGGTGAATCAGTGCTGCTCAGATGCCTGGTGAATAAACCAGTGGTTCAATGCGCGTGGTCTTGGAAGGCTACGAATTCCAGTCAAGAGCCTTTGTTAGTAAAGGAATTTAGTCCGAATAAGGAAGCCGATCACGACTGTTCCGTAcgatttaaaaacattttgtacGAGGAAGAAGGCTTATGGACCTGCGGTGTCCGGTTATCACCCGATGGAATTGTGCATAGGGCGCCCCCAGCCACCGTTAGCCTACTACCTACAG CCAAAGTCAGCTTCGTTGAAATGCCGTCGGATACTTCTGCGCCGATTGGTACGGAGGCTTCATTAAAATGCATAACAAGCAGTCGCGTCGAGAAATGTACGTGGACCTGGAAACCACTTCACGGAGAGGATCCAGAAGTCGTGGCTCAGGAATTTCCGAGTAATGGCGACCTTGGTAGAGATTGTTCGCTCACTATACCACGCGTGTACGCCGAAAAACAGGGTCAGTGGGCTTGCCAGGTGTCGATCAGTTCCCTCAACACAGTACTGACTTCTCCCTATGCCAAGCTCACCGTCTTCGAGCAAG ATGAGGTAAAATTCTCGGAGCTCTCGCAGGACATACAAATATCATCCGGCGGTTCCGTCCTCCTCCGATGCGTGACCTCGTCGGTGGTGGAACAGTGTCGATGGTCTCTGACGCCGGTAAACTCGAACACCACGGTGGTCGTGAAGCAGTTTCCTGCGTTCGGGACCGAGGCAAGAGACTGTAGCGTTCGATTAAGCCATGCTCTCGCCGAACAGGAAGGACTCTGGACCTGCGGTGCCAGATTACGGGGCAGACAAAACTACACGGACGCGCCACCGGCGAAGCTGAGCCTCCTGGAACCAG atGAGAGGCTGGGATGGATAGTAGGCACCTTAACTGctgtaattttgtttctgaTGATTACTGTAGTTGTCTTAGTGGTTTGTAAGGCGCGTCTATTTGTCCGGAAGTCAACACGTATTTTGGAAACCATACCTCCATCGGAAAGAAAACGTATTGCACGAATAAACGAGAAACGCTATTCGGCGAATCCAACAAAAACTCCCGCTATACGagttaatgataataatctAGCTACACAAAATGTATCAAGCATTGATAACATTATACCCAACAGAAGTCCCCATTTATATGAAAAAgttacaaaatatagaaacccATCGAaagtatatgaaaatattcaaatgtaA
- the LOC144473759 gene encoding uncharacterized protein LOC144473759 isoform X1, with protein sequence MTLYVFSKMFTRLLLFLVCLAAASYGVPVTEESDETTTVKPINSNLTDPKVQGYPIDDIFSGTRASPIPVLFVDVPHHTETELGSSILLACRTANPVAECQWSWQPLPPIHLPLPDNSESLPSSTTIAASVIQTTTTPTTNPLTVRQFPAFGNNSNDCSVRFSSTKHEQTGYWTCAARTSTNDPFTSTEPAKLSIVNENQGLQMVFAKYDNIVEVPAESSAQIMCQMRSPVRECQWSWRQLNQSQPWNLEVKRFPAFGNDSTDCSIKFKNILPGQEGYWTCGARIDLNSSFAQSNPIRLLISEVEFVQLSRGIQVAPGESVLLRCLVNKPVVQCAWSWKATNSSQEPLLVKEFSPNKEADHDCSVRFKNILYEEEGLWTCGVRLSPDGIVHRAPPATVSLLPTAKVSFVEMPSDTSAPIGTEASLKCITSSRVEKCTWTWKPLHGEDPEVVAQEFPSNGDLGRDCSLTIPRVYAEKQGQWACQVSISSLNTVLTSPYAKLTVFEQDEVKFSELSQDIQISSGGSVLLRCVTSSVVEQCRWSLTPVNSNTTVVVKQFPAFGTEARDCSVRLSHALAEQEGLWTCGARLRGRQNYTDAPPAKLSLLEPEPVTMAVWAVPHQMVTLACKVETVLSEVQCHWIYASKIHIYQNMSGSRRHNIQMNYGTGLCTLEFKPDQSDLGLWTCKFTISNEHGDAELGSASVVVLNSLGDERLGWIVGTLTAVILFLMITVVVLVVCKARLFVRKSTRILETIPPSERKRIARINEKRYSANPTKTPAIRVNDNNLATQNVSSIDNIIPNRSPHLYEKVTKYRNPSKVYENIQM encoded by the exons GTGTACCCGTGACAGAGGAGTCTGATGAGACCACCACAGTTAAGCCTATCAATAGTAATTTGACTGATCCTAAGGTTCAAGGTTACCCGATAGATGACATTTTCTCCGGAACGAGGGCGTCTCCGATTCCAGTATTATTCGTCGATGTTCCACACCATACAGAAACAGAGCTCGGTTCGTCGATACTTCTGGCATGCAGAACCGCTAATCCTGTGGCCGAGTGCCAATGGTCCTGGCAACCATTACCACCGATTCATCTGCCGCTACCGGATAACAGCGAAAGTCTACCGAGCTCGACGA CCATCGCAGCCTCGGTGATTCAAACGACAACTACGCCGACTACCAATCCGTTGACGGTACGACAATTTCCTGCCTTCGGGAACAATAGCAACGACTGTTCCGTAAGATTCTCGAGTACGAAGCACGAGCAGACCGGATACTGGACCTGCGCCGCAAGAACTTCCACGAATGATCCTTTCACCAGTACAGAGCCTGCCAAGCTAAGCATCGTCAATGAGAATCAGG GTCTTCAGATGGTATTTGCAAAATACGATAACATTGTCGAAGTACCAGCAGAATCCTCGGCACAAATAATGTGCCAGATGAGGTCACCCGTCCGTGAGTGTCAATGGTCCTGGCGGCAGTTAAACCAATCACAACCATGGAATCTCGAGGTGAAACGGTTCCCAGCTTTTGGTAACGACAGCACAGACTGCAGCATCAAGTTCAAGAACATATTACCGGGACAAGAAGGGTACTGGACATGCGGCGCCAGGATCGATTTGAATTCCTCGTTCGCGCAGTCAAATCCCATTCGTCTTCTCATATCGGAAG TCGAGTTCGTGCAACTGTCCAGAGGAATTCAAGTAGCACCCGGTGAATCAGTGCTGCTCAGATGCCTGGTGAATAAACCAGTGGTTCAATGCGCGTGGTCTTGGAAGGCTACGAATTCCAGTCAAGAGCCTTTGTTAGTAAAGGAATTTAGTCCGAATAAGGAAGCCGATCACGACTGTTCCGTAcgatttaaaaacattttgtacGAGGAAGAAGGCTTATGGACCTGCGGTGTCCGGTTATCACCCGATGGAATTGTGCATAGGGCGCCCCCAGCCACCGTTAGCCTACTACCTACAG CCAAAGTCAGCTTCGTTGAAATGCCGTCGGATACTTCTGCGCCGATTGGTACGGAGGCTTCATTAAAATGCATAACAAGCAGTCGCGTCGAGAAATGTACGTGGACCTGGAAACCACTTCACGGAGAGGATCCAGAAGTCGTGGCTCAGGAATTTCCGAGTAATGGCGACCTTGGTAGAGATTGTTCGCTCACTATACCACGCGTGTACGCCGAAAAACAGGGTCAGTGGGCTTGCCAGGTGTCGATCAGTTCCCTCAACACAGTACTGACTTCTCCCTATGCCAAGCTCACCGTCTTCGAGCAAG ATGAGGTAAAATTCTCGGAGCTCTCGCAGGACATACAAATATCATCCGGCGGTTCCGTCCTCCTCCGATGCGTGACCTCGTCGGTGGTGGAACAGTGTCGATGGTCTCTGACGCCGGTAAACTCGAACACCACGGTGGTCGTGAAGCAGTTTCCTGCGTTCGGGACCGAGGCAAGAGACTGTAGCGTTCGATTAAGCCATGCTCTCGCCGAACAGGAAGGACTCTGGACCTGCGGTGCCAGATTACGGGGCAGACAAAACTACACGGACGCGCCACCGGCGAAGCTGAGCCTCCTGGAACCAG AACCGGTGACAATGGCAGTGTGGGCTGTGCCCCATCAAATGGTCACACTAGCGTGCAAAGTCGAAACTGTGTTATCGGAAGTACAATGCCACTGGATTTATGCAtcgaaaattcatatttatcaaaatatgaGCGGAAGCAGAAG ACACAATATTCAAATGAACTATGGTACAGGACTATGCACGTTAGAATTTAAGCCCGATCAATCCGATTTGGGACTTTGGACATGCAAATTCACTATATCTAATGAACACGGTGATGCGGAATTAGGCAGCGCGTCCGTTGTTGTATTAAATAGCTTAGGTG atGAGAGGCTGGGATGGATAGTAGGCACCTTAACTGctgtaattttgtttctgaTGATTACTGTAGTTGTCTTAGTGGTTTGTAAGGCGCGTCTATTTGTCCGGAAGTCAACACGTATTTTGGAAACCATACCTCCATCGGAAAGAAAACGTATTGCACGAATAAACGAGAAACGCTATTCGGCGAATCCAACAAAAACTCCCGCTATACGagttaatgataataatctAGCTACACAAAATGTATCAAGCATTGATAACATTATACCCAACAGAAGTCCCCATTTATATGAAAAAgttacaaaatatagaaacccATCGAaagtatatgaaaatattcaaatgtaA